GATGTGGCCcatttttctcatgtgtctgctggccatttggatgtcttctttggagaggggtacgttcatgtcttctacccatttctcgactggattatttgttttttgggtgttgaatttgataagttctttatagatcttggataccagccctttatccaaaatgtcatttgtaaatatcttctcccattccatggattgtCTCTTaaatttgttgactgtttcctttgttgtgcaaaagctttttatcttgaagtctcaaaagttcatttttgcttttgtgcacATTACTTTTAGTTTCAACATTTCACTTACATATTGATCCAATTATTTTATAGTGCTCACATATTgcttttaaattcataaaataacacttccatttttaaaaataaagtggaattTATGAGATTCTCTGTACTTTAAGAGGTAGGTAGAATAGGCTAAAAGTATAGTTTTAAAGACAGTTAAGGTAATTTCACTGATTTCCAAattgtttgtttaattattttttattatgttcagttagccagcacatagtgcatcattagtttttgatgtagtgttcaatgattcactattgcatataacacccagtgctcatcaaaacacATTAAGACCCAAGGAAGAATCAAGATATGTTCCAAACATATAAAAGCCATTCACTGTGAGCCACAGGGTCCCTCTGACCACACTTTATTTCCTTCTGCAGGGACTGGACCTCAGCATCAGAGATCTGCTGACAGTGGGAGTTCTCTCCTGATTTATAGGGACTGAgacttagtgtgtgtgtgtgtggggggggtaatAAGAATTATTATCCGTGTGAAATGGGTGGAATCAACCCTTGATCTATGAAAGGTGTTTCATACACTgaaatttctaggaatttgatTGAAGAAACTTTGTATTTAGGTttaaacaacagcagcaacaacaaacacAGAGTACTTACTACAGGTCAGATATGTGCTAAAGGagatgatagacagatgatagattagatagataggtagatagaagATAGGAAATAGACGATTGATGACAGATACTAATAACAAAGTAAGTGCTACTATGATCTCTGATTGACAGAGGCACTGTCCAAGTGACCCACCCAAGATCACACTAAGTGGTAAACCTAGGGACTGAATACAGGCTGTCCAAATCCAGAGTCCCCATTTCTTAACAAGTCAATAGCTTAGAGCTCTGACTACAGACAAATTTGAAAAAGGAACTACTTAGTATATTCAGAATAGTTTACAATTGAGAGCACTTCTGTATACCTCTGGCCTAATCCTTTGGATTAAAAACATTCTAAACTTCTGATCATTTCACGACTACAGAGATGAACCTGGTCGCTTTATTAATTTACCTGTTCCAGTGTGGAAACTTGAAGAAGGTAGATGACTAGTTAATTCAGGGTATGACATGACTCATCTGGGACCCACAAAACTGTCCTGACAACTTTCACTTGTCGTACTATGTGTCATGGACTATGTGTCAGTCATTTTACCACTTTGCCTTGTTTAATTCCTAAAACAAATATGTGAAGTAGGGTACTGTCACCCATTTGGGAAGATAAAGAAACTGGAGCCTAGTGATGTTGGATATCTCACCCAAAGTGACACGGCTACTCAGTGGTAGAGAAGGAGACGATCACAGGGAGTCTGAATCCAAAGCCTGAGCTCACATTAATCACACAGTACTATGTAACCATATATAGTACAATGACTAAAACTGccttttgagagaaagaatctttgcATAAAGTTATGATCTTCTCAATACTGTACTGTCCCTCTCATgccctttgtaattttttgttgactGACATCACCTGTAATGTGGATTATCATTATTATGCCAGGTCTGCAACTTGTCCTTGTGGTCCTTGGGAAACATGTCCACAACCAAGGCCTGGAACAACAGCTCTTCAGTGACCATGTTTATCCTCCTGGGATTTGCAGACCATCCAGAACTCCAGACCCTTCTCTTTGTGACCTTCCTGGGTATCTATCTTGTGACCCTGGCCGGGAACCTGGCCCTTATCTTTCTGATTAGAGGTGACTCCCACCtgcacacacccatgtacttcttcctcagcaACTTGTCCTTAAATGACATCTGCTACTCTTCCACAGTGGCCCCCAAGATGCTCACTGATTTCTTCCAGGAGCAAAAGACCATATCGTTCTTGGGCTGTGctactcagttttttttctttgtcagcatGGGTCTCACTGAGTGCTTCCTCTTGACGGCCATGGCATACGACCGATATGCAGCCATCTCCAATCCCCTGCTCTACACTGCCGTCATGTCCCAGGGCCTCTGTACACGCATGGTGCTTGGGGCATATGCCGGTGGCTTCCTGAGCTCCCTGATCCAGGCCAGCTCTGTATTTCGGCTCCATTTCTGCGGACCCAACATCATCAACCATTTCTTCTGTGACCTCCCACCGGTCCTGGCACTTTCCTGTTCTGACACCTTCCCCAGTCAAGTGGTGAATTTTCTCGTGGTGCTCTCTGTCGGGGGGACATCATTCCTCATCCTCCTCATCTCCTACAGCTACATAGGAGCTGCTGTCTTGAAGATCCGCTCAGTGGAGGGCCGAAGGAAAGCCTTCAACACGTGTGCCTCACACCTAATGGTGGTGACTCTGTTATTTGGGACAGCCCTTTTCATGTACCTGCGACCCAGCTCCAGCTACTCACTCAGCAGGGACAAGGTAGTGTCTGTGTTCTATTCACTGGTCATCCCCATGCTGAACCCTCTCATTTACAGTTTGAGGAACAGAGAGATCAAAGATGCCCTGTGGAAGgtgttggaaaagaagaaagtgtttTTCCTAGTTCatgaatgaaaatacatttctccaAACTGACAGAGACAAATGATCCCTGGCATCTACCTTCACCTCTGGCATCGGTGAGGGAGACATCTTATGTGCATGGCCATCTATCTGCTGACCCCACCATGAATAATGAAAAGGAGGAAGACATTACTTCCACAGAAACATCACCCTATTCTCACAGTTGGTATTACAACAACCACCTTTTATTGGATGCTTAGTATGTACCAGGCAcatcatttaattaaatattcattgCAGCTCTCTGAAGCACATAGTGTCATTCCTttgttacaaatgaggaaatgcagGCCCAGCAAGGAAGACTGATTTACCCAGGGCCGTACAGGAAGTCAGAGGCAGAACCTGTCAGACCCAGGTCTTCCCGATTCCAGAACCCAAATGCTACCTTCCACATTCAATAACAAATAGCCCTGAAGTTGCACAAGTGTATGACACTTACTACTGGCATATGGCAGAACCCAAAAAGATAACACTGTGTATGGTTGAGatgaattaaaagaacaagatgcCTACTCCATTAAACACTCTTCCAAGACATTCCTGTTGGACTTCCATTACGACTAGTAATTTGCTAAGACTAAAGAATATCACCTTTGACTGTCTTTCTATCTCAGCTATGTAGGGGCCTAGACATTCTGAACCCCGCAGAATTATATCAGTGCTCTTATTTCCAGTCTCAGTCACCTAAATTGCCTACTTGCTCAGCATCTCCTTGATTTCTACCATATCATCCCTCTACCTGTTTGGCCCCCGATTCCATTTCACATCATGCCCTCCTTTTCTCATCACATTCCAAgttcctcttgctctcttctaTATGAACCTATTGCTCCTACAAGATCCTTGTTTCTTTACCTGTATAGATGTAACCatgagaaaatttttttattagaatggCAAAggctaggggtacctgggtggctcagtgggttaaggcctctgcctttagctcaggtcatggtcccagggtcctgggatcgagccccacattgggctctctgctcagtggggaacctgcttcctgtctctctgcctacttgtgatctctgtcaaatgaataaataaaatcttttaaaaaaaaaaggcaaagcttAAAAGTAAACATAATCTCCACTTCACAGAAGAGTAAACTGAGGCCTTGAGAATCTAAGCATCTTGTTTTATGTTATACAAGCTGATAAGAAGTAAATCCAAGGGAGTAAGCTTGATCTCTTGTTCTCAGGGAAATGGATTTTCCCACAGGGAAGACAGTAAACATGGTGGGTGGGGGCCATCTCTGGAGACAGCCTTCCTGGATTCAAGTCTGGCTTTGTGATGCACACAAGCTGAGTAACCTCaggcaaatcatttaacttctctgtgcttcaccTGTAAATGGTGGTGGACATGACATCTACTTCATGGGGTCACAGTGGGGAGTAATTACATTTACAACTATGCCTCACCCACATTGAATGCTTCCGAATCAGAATTGGCTACTTTTGTAATAGGTTCTGCCTTTTAAATAACtttgaaagttaaagaaaattaattctagTGTGTACACTCAATCATGTAccctaatatatttttatgaacccaaaaaaaaagtaaacataatacTGAATGTtaacaaaatacaagaaaataagcCCTCTTATATACAGATAGTGAAAACATAAATTGTACTGTCTTTCTAAAGACTTGGTAACATATATCAAAAAAATCATTCAGAAGTACATGCTTTAGTCCTAACTACTGTCTTTCTAGGAACGTATCCTAAGATGTGGACAGACATCCAAGGATACCCAACACAGAGCTATGCATGATGGCAAAAATTGAAATGACCTTGTAGTCCTCACAAGTcataccttatttctttttttatataatcattttttaaatttattttcagcgtaacagtattcattgtttttgcaccacacccagtgctccatgcaattcgtgccctctctaatacccaccacctggttcccccaacctcccaccccccaactcttcaaacccttcagattgtttttcagagtccatagtctctcgtggttcatctccccttccaatttccctcaactcccttctcctctccatctccccatgtcctccatgctatttgttatgctccacaaataagtgaaaccatatgataattgactctctctgcttgacttacttcactcagcttatttcttaatgtaggtgtctttcttccctttaatTGGCCATAACAGGAATTAAGAATCAACTTTGCTGTAcctttttactatttattttacctatttaatAAATGGTCAATTCCATGCTGTTTCAAAGCAGTTGAACTAAACGTTTTATATTATGTTGACTTAAAATttatatcaaattaaaattaaatatttatttaatataattaatgaaaatgttaaCATATATTTAGCTAGTAAGTTGCTTTTCTTATGAGTCTGTCAtcttctattgtttttatatGCATGTTTTTCCTCCATAGAAAAGATATTCACCACTCCTGCCCTAAACGGTGCACACaccaaaataaccaaaatattcTAGGGGAAGCCCATGTATTTTGTGCTATGTCACCTGAGGGAAAAGTCACAATGTGTACCAAGGAGAGAGTATGGGCTCATGATGTGAAGACTGTAGTGCAAAGTGTCCTTCTAATTTGTCAGTGTCAATGTCCATCAAATTATCTGCAAATGGGTGGTTTGCAGGATTTAAAATGTTAACGTAGGCAACATGCCCATCCTGACACTTGGCAAATGATAGAAACTCAATGCTTATGAGATTCTGTATGCTGACAGGCTGTTTGGAAGTGCGAAAGGCAGGGTTTTCTATGATCAGTTGTTTATCCTGTGCTCGGTCTTTCAGACCCTCCTGTGTGTTTTCCTCAtggaccaaaaaggaaaattccaagaTTGATCAACTCTAGGGAATCTGAGGGTCTGACCACCAGGATATATAATTAATTATCTCTGTTTTTAGAAAACATAAGTAAGAATGTGTCCTCTACACCCCAGAGAGTGAAAAATTAGTGAAGACATGGATTTTGGATTCTGCAAAGCCTTCCTTCACAGAGACATTCAGGAGAACATGTAGTGATCATAGGGATATGTATCTCCTATATATACATAAAGGGATATAAAGATATAGGGATATAAAGAACCATCTCCCCAGATGCACCCTCTAACTTTGGACTTTGGAAATCCCTTCTCTGTTGTCCAAAGCTGCAGGTGTTAGCAGGAAccaaaaaagtttctttttttaattcaaattcaattaattaacacataatgtattattagtgtCAGAGGTAGAggccagtgattcatcagtcttatacagtacccagtgttcattacatcacgtgccctcctttatGTCCATCACCCCATTACCCCATAcctaccaccctcccctccagcaaccctaagttttTTTCCTATGGTTTAGAGCCTCTTGTGTttattctccctctctgattttgtcttattttattttttcctctcttcccctatgatcctcttctttgtttcttaaattccacatgggtGAGATCATAtcatagtctttctctgattgacttattttacttagcataataccctctagttctctgagaaacaaactgagggttttggaggggaggagggtggtggggttgaGTGAGctttgtggtgggtattaagaagggcacgtattgcatggagcactgggtgtggtgcataaacaatgaatcttggaacactgaaaaaaaatttaattaaataaaataataataataataataataataccctctagttccatccatgtctttgtaaatggcaagagttcactttttatggctgagtaatattccattgcattcacacacacacacacacacacacacaccccacatctcttatttatttattctttatccattcatttgctgatgggcatctcagctctttccatagtttggctattgtggacattgctgctataaactctGGAGtgtaggtgcccctttggatcactacatttgtatctttggggtaaatacacagtagtgcaattgctgggttgtaggatagctctattttcaactttctgaggaaactccatactgttttccagagtggttgtatcagcttgtattcctaccaaaagtgtaaaagtgttcccctttctccacgtcctcaccaatatttgtcatttcctgacttgctaatttttaccattctgactggtgtaaggtggtatctcattgtggttttgatttgtatttccctgatgccaagtgatgttgaacattctttcgtgtctgttagccatttgtatgttttcttgaagaaatatcttttcatgtcttctgtccatttcttgactgcattatttgttttttggatgttgagtttgataaattcttcacagattttggacactagccctttaactgataaaacatttgcaaatacctactcccattctgtcagttgtcttttcattttgttgactctttcctttgccatGTGAAAggtctttatcttgatgaagtcccaagttcatttttgccctttttttcccaggcctttggagacgtgtctagcaagaagttgctacagccaaggtcacagaggttgctacctgtgttctcctctggaaaatagttttttaaaggttATAGTTTCTCTCCAATCTCCCTCTGTCTTGTCATGTCTAGCATCTGCCACAAACATACTCTCCTGTGCCCAGGAGGGTAGATGAATAAGCCAGATGTAAATTCTCATGGCCTTATTAGAGAGCAGTAACGTGAGGATGGAAAGGAGCTACATGTGCCTGATTAGACCACATGCAATGCAAAGTCAGTCCAAGTACAAAGTACTCAGAGAACAGACTGGCAGGTGCATGACGGAGGGAGTGTGCCCACAGACTGTCGGCATTTGCTGAGTGTCATGTACCAGCCGGGCTTATTTACTATTTACAAACCCACCGGGGACTATAAGATTCAGCCAGAGAACAGAAACTCCTTGAGTATCTCTTCTCCATGCATTGCTCTAGACTTTGTCTTTCTATAAACTCAACCCAgatccttccttttcctcttctgtccctctgATGACATCCTGATTAGCATCCTGACCCATGTTCGAATCTTTgcctcaaagaaaataaattaaaaaaaaaagttcctgagGAGGTTGCCTGCCGTCAACCCCCTACCTAAAAAATTAGGAGTGACATATATTCTAAGCACAGGGGAAGTCCCCAAACTCCAAACTCCCCCTATTTGCATGCTGATGCCTAGAATTCTACCATCTGAAACTCATCTGTTAGTTTAAGGCTTGTCCCTCTTAAAATACCAAGCTCCCCCTTTAATAGAGGTTACTTTACTCTTTGAGGTTCGTAGATGTGAATACAGTCAGGATCTGAGAGCGAAAGAAGGTACTAAGCACCTGGGAACTTGGAGGACAAGTTCTGGACCAGAAGAGGGCGCACTCACAAGGAAAGCGCGGAAATGCCAACCTGACACAGGTCTGGTTGCTTACCTTGACACCAATGCATGTATCCATTTCACTTTCATGGTTAAGAcacctgtcaaataaaaactgtTGATTCAAATGGTCAAGCCACAAATTTTAAGACATTTGAAACTGTCACGAGCCAATTCAGTGAGGTAAGATATGTAAAACATTCTGGGACTTGCACACCaataaaattacatgttttattAGTTCTGGTATTATCATCTAATTGGAGAAGGATCAACTCCCAAGATGCCTCCCACCATTCCTCCACAGTATACATAAAGGAGTTAATGTTTGCCTATTACTCATGGAACGTTGTGCTAGACAGCACACTGGCTGTTTTATGTGATTAACATGATAATCTGCCAGGTGGGTATTTATCAGATGATCAAGGTTCCAATCCCAGAGCCACAAACTGCTGACTAACAATTTATGAATGTCAATGGTGCTGTCACATCCTCCTCTAGATCTACCAAGGGGGTGATACTAATTTAAAAttgattaatatttaatttcacaTCCATTTTGCACAATAAATATgggaattaaattatataatatatgtaacttATGGAATTTATGTTaggtttccttctctctgtgtgaTTCTCGGTGCAGacagatttctttgttttatggtGAGGGCAGGGACTTACCCCTCTGTCTCAAGGAATGAATATCCCCTCTTCTAAGTTCAGAGAATCTCTATACCATTACAATAAAAGTTCAAGGATCCCTGTTATATCAAAAATCCCTGACAAtaagtcattttaatttgtttgtatGGTAATATTCAGAGTAGTATATCCCTATGCCTCTCCTTCCTGTGTAAACTTATCAAATAACAAATAGAATTTATGGTGCTAGGAAATCCTACCCTTAAACTGTGAATGTTCTTTCTCAATCTAAATGTTCTTTCTCCAAtctaaattggatttttaaagaaaagataaaaaaaataatcaaaatcctagaggagaacataggcagtaacctctttgacatcggccacagcaacttctttcaagacaagtctccaaaggcaaaggaaacaaaagcaaaaatgaactgttggaacttcatcaagatcaaaacttctgcacagcaaaggatacaatcaataaaataaagaggcaacccacggaaagggagaagatattcacaaatgacactacagacaaaaggctgatatccaagatctataaagaactcctcaaacgcaacactcaaaaaacagataaccacatcaaaaaatgggcagaaccatgaacagacacttctccaaagaagacatacaaatggctaacagacaaatgaaaaaatgttcatcatcattagccatcagggagattcaaatcaaaaccacattgagataccaccttacaccagttagaatgaccaaaattaacaagacaggaaacaacatgtgttggagaggatgtggagaaaggggaaccctcttacactgttggtgggaatgcaagatggtgcagccactttggaaaacagtgtggagattccttaagaaattaaaaatagagcttccctatgaccctgcaattgcactactgggtatttaccttcaaaatacagaaatagtgaaaagaagggccatctgtaccccaatgttcatagcagcaatggcctcaatagccaaactgtggaaagagccaagatgcccttcaacagactaatggataaggaagatgtggtccatatacactatggagtattatgcctccatcagaaaggatgaatacccaacttttgtagcaacatggacgggactggaagagattatgctgagtgaaataagccaagcagagagagtcaattatcatatggtttcacttacttgtggaacataaggaataacatggatgacattaggagaaggaaaggaaaagtgaattgggggaaatcagaggtgggggcagaaccatgagagactatggactctgagaaacaaactgagggttttggaggggagggaggtgggggattgggtgagcctggtggtgggtat
This DNA window, taken from Lutra lutra chromosome 10, mLutLut1.2, whole genome shotgun sequence, encodes the following:
- the LOC125079882 gene encoding olfactory receptor 5A1-like, with translation MSTTKAWNNSSSVTMFILLGFADHPELQTLLFVTFLGIYLVTLAGNLALIFLIRGDSHLHTPMYFFLSNLSLNDICYSSTVAPKMLTDFFQEQKTISFLGCATQFFFFVSMGLTECFLLTAMAYDRYAAISNPLLYTAVMSQGLCTRMVLGAYAGGFLSSLIQASSVFRLHFCGPNIINHFFCDLPPVLALSCSDTFPSQVVNFLVVLSVGGTSFLILLISYSYIGAAVLKIRSVEGRRKAFNTCASHLMVVTLLFGTALFMYLRPSSSYSLSRDKVVSVFYSLVIPMLNPLIYSLRNREIKDALWKVLEKKKVFFLVHE